The following proteins come from a genomic window of Dysidea avara chromosome 12, odDysAvar1.4, whole genome shotgun sequence:
- the LOC136241710 gene encoding uncharacterized protein isoform X2, protein MASLRPRRAMALASKDACDHAVVRFDEEEGCTSVVEDFRIQSDIKKLSEGDSCIVLWDDGVLYPATFVMAGSKDCCNKKEDELLNDEEKENRGVKQNVTKEKAVVGRKLIDTNEAQSMSEEIGRKKTKRRRKRKLIQVNNNEDKSMKHDNEAGRMGKQQPQKTKNETTKKGKQKQRSKKAKQQDDDDFILKVGEAPIQEIPMNEIEMTSDDLDTWNDIIIDQHKNVDDEYSEDDIEHTRDSFGAVNKEIVVPMAMDSSDRERDRSVHHYTGGRQELDIHELKKELKIESTEQKKSLVELNSTVGKLTKAVEDSQKTLASILTKMFNPTDTISVGFNSSSVQVPSPTECIMIPPSHQSSLSPLTTTAEPYQGELPPNAEENMIPPSHESTIAEANPTIDQGTNVTVPVVITPNSVRTPPTPNRMVPAGVLLDQGTNATDPIAVNPNSVQPLVRTPPTPTCMVSVQGTNAMDPIAVTPNSVQCFVRNPPTPACLVPDQGTNATDPTPNSVRTPPTPNRMVPVPMPTTALSNMELTSIYNTSCSRRNFSVNLVRRLFTVSVRCSSNVSGKGRKSQLNPQMIQYIRSLTFQFFPLQGYENERKEWAACVVSIDESCRRLINKPSRQQPPQ, encoded by the exons ATGGCATCCTTAAGGCCGAGGCGTGCAATGGCGCTCGCGAGCAAAG aTGCATGTGATCATGCTGTTGTTCGATTTGATGAGGAGGAGGGGTGTACGTCTGTTGTAGAAGATTTTCGGATACAATCAGATATTAAAAAGCTATCTGAAGGAGATAGTTGTATTGTGCTGTGGGACGATGGAGTTTTGTACCCAGCTACTTTTGTTATGGCAG GATCAAAAGATTGTTGCAATAAAAAAGAAGACGAATTGCTGAATGATGAAGAAAAGGAGAACAGAGGAGTTAAACAGAACGTCACAAAGGAGAAAGCTGTTGTAGGAAGGAAATTGATTGAT ACTAATGAAGCTCAAAGTATGAGTGAAGaaataggaagaaagaaaacgaaaagaagaagaaaaagaaaactgATACAA GTAAACAACAATGaagataaaagcatgaaacatGACAAT GAGGCCGGGAGAATGGGCAAGCAACAACCACAGAAGACCAAAAAT GAAACTACAAAGAAAGGCAAACAAAAGCAGCGATCAAAGAAAGCAAAGCAA CAGGATGATGATGATTTTATTTTAAAGGTTGGTGAAGCTCCCATACAAGAAATTCCCATGAATGAAATTGAA aTGACATCAGATGATTTGGATACTTGGAATGACATt ATCATAGATCAGCACAAAAATGTTGATGATGAATACAGTGAAGATGATATTGAA CATACGAGAGATTCTTTTGGAGCAGTGAACAAA GAAATTGTGGTACCGATGGCTATGGATTCGAGTGATCGTGAGCGTGACCGTTCCGTGCACCACTACACTGGTGGTAGACAG GAATTAGATATTCATGAGCTAAAGAAGGAATTAAAAATTGAAAGCACTGAACAG aAGAAGTCTTTAGTGGAGCTCAATTCAACTGTTGGGAAGCTGACAAAAGCAGTAGAGGATTCGCAAAAAACTCTTGCGTCTATTCTTACGAAAATGTTCAATCCCACCGATACCATATCAGTTGGATTCAATTCGTCAAGTGTACAAGTTCCATCCCCAACAGAGTGTATTATGATACCACCAAGTCACCAGTCATCACTTAGTCCACTTACTACCACTGCAGAGCCTTATCAGGGGGAGCTACCGCCAAATGCTGAAGAGAATATGATACCACCTAGTCATGAGTCAACTATTGCTGAAGCCAACCCTACAATTGATCAAGGGACGAATGTTACAGTGCCTGTGGTAATTACACCAAATTCTGTGAGGACCCCTCCTACTCCTAATCGTATGGTACCAGCTGGAGTACTACTTGATCAAGGGACAAATGCTACGGACCCCATTGCAGTGAATCCGAATTCTGTACAGCCTTTAGTGAGGACCCCTCCTACCCCTACCTGTATGGTATCAGTACAAGGGACAAATGCTATGGATCCCATTGCAGTGACACCAAATTCTGTACAATGTTTTGTGAGGAACCCTCCTACCCCTGCCTGTTTGGTACCAGATCAAGGGACAAATGCTACAGATCCCACACCAAATTCTGTGAGGACCCCTCCTACCCCTAACCGTATGGTACCAGTTCCAATGCCCACTACGGCTTTATCAAACATGGAGCTCACATCCATTTACAATACTAGTTGCTCTAGGCGCAACTTTTCTGTCAACTTAGTCAGAAGATTATTCACTGTTTCGGTGAGGTGCTCATCCAATGTGTCTGGAAAGGGTAGAAAATCACAGTTAAATCCTCAAATGATTCAATATATCCGATCTTTGACATTCCAGTTCTTTCCTCTCCAGGGGTATGAAAATGAAAGAAAAGAGTGGGCTGCCTGCGTCGTTTCTATCGATGAAAGTTGTAGGAGGCTGATAAACAAACCTAGTAGACAACAACCACCACAGTGA
- the LOC136241710 gene encoding uncharacterized protein isoform X3, protein MASLRPRRAMALASKDACDHAVVRFDEEEGCTSVVEDFRIQSDIKKLSEGDSCIVLWDDGVLYPATFVMAGSKDCCNKKEDELLNDEEKENRGVKQNVTKEKAVVGRKLIDTNEAQSMSEEIGRKKTKRRRKRKLIQVNNNEDKSMKHDNEAGRMGKQQPQKTKNETTKKGKQKQRSKKAKQDDDDFILKVGEAPIQEIPMNEIEMTSDDLDTWNDIIIDQHKNVDDEYSEDDIEHTRDSFGAVNKEIVVPMAMDSSDRERDRSVHHYTGGRQQELDIHELKKELKIESTEQKKSLVELNSTVGKLTKAVEDSQKTLASILTKMFNPTDTISVGFNSSSVQVPSPTECIMIPPSHQSSLSPLTTTAEPYQGELPPNAEENMIPPSHESTIAEANPTIDQGTNVTVPVVITPNSVRTPPTPNRMVPAGVLLDQGTNATDPIAVNPNSVQPLVRTPPTPTCMVSVQGTNAMDPIAVTPNSVQCFVRNPPTPACLVPDQGTNATDPTPNSVRTPPTPNRMVPVPMPTTALSNMELTSIYNTSCSRRNFSVNLVRRLFTVSVRCSSNVSGKGRKSQLNPQMIQYIRSLTFQFFPLQGYENERKEWAACVVSIDESCRRLINKPSRQQPPQ, encoded by the exons ATGGCATCCTTAAGGCCGAGGCGTGCAATGGCGCTCGCGAGCAAAG aTGCATGTGATCATGCTGTTGTTCGATTTGATGAGGAGGAGGGGTGTACGTCTGTTGTAGAAGATTTTCGGATACAATCAGATATTAAAAAGCTATCTGAAGGAGATAGTTGTATTGTGCTGTGGGACGATGGAGTTTTGTACCCAGCTACTTTTGTTATGGCAG GATCAAAAGATTGTTGCAATAAAAAAGAAGACGAATTGCTGAATGATGAAGAAAAGGAGAACAGAGGAGTTAAACAGAACGTCACAAAGGAGAAAGCTGTTGTAGGAAGGAAATTGATTGAT ACTAATGAAGCTCAAAGTATGAGTGAAGaaataggaagaaagaaaacgaaaagaagaagaaaaagaaaactgATACAA GTAAACAACAATGaagataaaagcatgaaacatGACAAT GAGGCCGGGAGAATGGGCAAGCAACAACCACAGAAGACCAAAAAT GAAACTACAAAGAAAGGCAAACAAAAGCAGCGATCAAAGAAAGCAAAGCAA GATGATGATGATTTTATTTTAAAGGTTGGTGAAGCTCCCATACAAGAAATTCCCATGAATGAAATTGAA aTGACATCAGATGATTTGGATACTTGGAATGACATt ATCATAGATCAGCACAAAAATGTTGATGATGAATACAGTGAAGATGATATTGAA CATACGAGAGATTCTTTTGGAGCAGTGAACAAA GAAATTGTGGTACCGATGGCTATGGATTCGAGTGATCGTGAGCGTGACCGTTCCGTGCACCACTACACTGGTGGTAGACAG CAGGAATTAGATATTCATGAGCTAAAGAAGGAATTAAAAATTGAAAGCACTGAACAG aAGAAGTCTTTAGTGGAGCTCAATTCAACTGTTGGGAAGCTGACAAAAGCAGTAGAGGATTCGCAAAAAACTCTTGCGTCTATTCTTACGAAAATGTTCAATCCCACCGATACCATATCAGTTGGATTCAATTCGTCAAGTGTACAAGTTCCATCCCCAACAGAGTGTATTATGATACCACCAAGTCACCAGTCATCACTTAGTCCACTTACTACCACTGCAGAGCCTTATCAGGGGGAGCTACCGCCAAATGCTGAAGAGAATATGATACCACCTAGTCATGAGTCAACTATTGCTGAAGCCAACCCTACAATTGATCAAGGGACGAATGTTACAGTGCCTGTGGTAATTACACCAAATTCTGTGAGGACCCCTCCTACTCCTAATCGTATGGTACCAGCTGGAGTACTACTTGATCAAGGGACAAATGCTACGGACCCCATTGCAGTGAATCCGAATTCTGTACAGCCTTTAGTGAGGACCCCTCCTACCCCTACCTGTATGGTATCAGTACAAGGGACAAATGCTATGGATCCCATTGCAGTGACACCAAATTCTGTACAATGTTTTGTGAGGAACCCTCCTACCCCTGCCTGTTTGGTACCAGATCAAGGGACAAATGCTACAGATCCCACACCAAATTCTGTGAGGACCCCTCCTACCCCTAACCGTATGGTACCAGTTCCAATGCCCACTACGGCTTTATCAAACATGGAGCTCACATCCATTTACAATACTAGTTGCTCTAGGCGCAACTTTTCTGTCAACTTAGTCAGAAGATTATTCACTGTTTCGGTGAGGTGCTCATCCAATGTGTCTGGAAAGGGTAGAAAATCACAGTTAAATCCTCAAATGATTCAATATATCCGATCTTTGACATTCCAGTTCTTTCCTCTCCAGGGGTATGAAAATGAAAGAAAAGAGTGGGCTGCCTGCGTCGTTTCTATCGATGAAAGTTGTAGGAGGCTGATAAACAAACCTAGTAGACAACAACCACCACAGTGA